One stretch of Aquimarina sp. Aq107 DNA includes these proteins:
- a CDS encoding NADP-dependent isocitrate dehydrogenase: MGIESSKIVYTKTDEAPALATYSFLPIVKKFTKAANIEVETKDISLAARILAIFPENLSDKQKQANALAELGGLALKSEANIIKLPNISASVPQLKAAIAELQLQGFDIPNYPEEPENDTEKETKAKYDKIKGSAVNPVLREGNSDRRAPKPVKQYARKNPHSMGEWSGDSKTHVATMASGDFRSNEKSVTISNAGDVKIEFVDNNGNTTVLKEQTTLLAGEIIDATVMSKKALISFLEEQIADAKEKNVLFSLHMKATMMKVSDPIIFGHAVEVFFKDVFEKHNEILEEIGVEVNNGFGDLVNKLKKISDAGKRAEIEADIKACYENGPQLAMVNSDQGITNLHVPSDVIIDASMPAMIRNSGQMWDAKGNTQDTKAVIPDSSYAGIYQETIDFCKKHGAFDPTTMGTVPNVGLMAKKAEEYGSHDKTFEIKGNGTVRVVDATGTILIEHPVEQGDIWRMCQTKDAPVKDWVKLAVSRARATNTPAIFWLDKARAHDASLIEKVNAYLPEHNTEGLDIRIMSPVEATKFSLERIKEGKDTISVTGNVLRDYNTDLFPILELGTSAKMLSIVPLMNGGGLFETGAGGSAPKHVQQFNKEGHLRWDSLGEFLALAVSLEHLGEVNNNPKSLVIAEALDKATEEFLENKKSPSRKVNELDNRGSHFYLALYWAQALAEQTKDNDLKEEFTSIAKELGENESIIIKELNDAQGSAVDMGGYYWPDVTKVANAMRPSNTLNKIIG, encoded by the coding sequence ATGGGAATTGAATCCTCAAAAATTGTTTACACAAAAACTGATGAAGCACCTGCGTTAGCTACCTATTCTTTTTTACCTATCGTAAAAAAGTTCACCAAAGCCGCTAATATTGAAGTTGAAACTAAAGATATATCTCTTGCAGCAAGAATTTTAGCTATTTTTCCTGAGAACCTTTCGGATAAGCAAAAACAAGCAAATGCCCTAGCTGAACTTGGTGGATTAGCTTTAAAATCAGAAGCAAATATCATTAAGCTTCCTAACATTAGTGCATCAGTTCCTCAATTAAAGGCTGCTATAGCAGAGTTACAATTACAAGGTTTTGATATTCCGAATTATCCTGAAGAACCAGAAAATGATACTGAAAAGGAGACAAAAGCTAAGTATGATAAAATCAAAGGAAGTGCTGTAAACCCTGTATTAAGAGAAGGGAACTCTGATCGTAGAGCCCCTAAACCAGTAAAACAATATGCTAGAAAAAACCCACATTCTATGGGTGAATGGAGTGGCGATTCTAAAACACACGTAGCAACTATGGCTAGTGGTGATTTTCGTTCTAATGAAAAATCAGTTACAATTTCTAATGCCGGAGATGTTAAGATTGAATTCGTTGATAATAATGGTAACACTACAGTATTAAAAGAACAAACAACATTACTTGCTGGAGAAATTATAGATGCTACAGTAATGAGTAAAAAAGCACTGATTTCTTTTCTAGAAGAACAGATTGCTGATGCCAAGGAGAAAAATGTCTTGTTTTCATTACATATGAAAGCGACTATGATGAAGGTGTCAGATCCTATTATTTTTGGTCATGCGGTTGAAGTATTCTTTAAAGATGTATTCGAAAAGCATAATGAAATTCTAGAAGAAATAGGTGTTGAAGTTAATAATGGTTTTGGAGATCTTGTTAATAAACTAAAGAAAATATCAGATGCTGGTAAGAGAGCCGAAATAGAAGCAGATATTAAAGCTTGTTATGAAAACGGTCCACAATTAGCGATGGTCAACTCTGACCAAGGTATTACCAATCTTCACGTACCAAGTGATGTTATTATCGATGCTTCTATGCCCGCTATGATCCGTAACTCTGGACAAATGTGGGATGCAAAAGGTAATACTCAAGATACTAAAGCTGTTATACCTGATAGTAGTTATGCAGGAATATATCAAGAAACTATAGATTTCTGTAAAAAACACGGAGCTTTCGATCCTACAACTATGGGAACTGTTCCTAATGTTGGTTTAATGGCTAAAAAAGCCGAAGAATATGGATCTCATGATAAAACATTCGAAATAAAAGGAAATGGTACTGTTCGCGTTGTAGATGCAACAGGTACTATTTTAATAGAACACCCAGTAGAACAAGGAGATATTTGGAGAATGTGTCAAACTAAAGATGCTCCTGTAAAAGACTGGGTTAAATTAGCAGTAAGTCGAGCAAGAGCAACAAATACCCCTGCAATATTTTGGTTGGATAAAGCAAGAGCTCACGATGCTAGCTTGATCGAAAAAGTAAATGCTTATTTACCAGAACACAATACAGAAGGATTAGACATTAGAATTATGTCTCCAGTAGAAGCTACAAAGTTCTCTTTAGAAAGAATAAAAGAAGGTAAAGACACTATTTCAGTTACAGGAAATGTACTACGTGATTATAACACAGACCTCTTCCCTATTTTAGAACTTGGAACTAGTGCAAAAATGCTTTCTATCGTTCCGTTAATGAATGGTGGAGGTTTATTCGAAACTGGTGCTGGTGGATCTGCTCCTAAACACGTGCAGCAATTCAACAAAGAAGGACACTTACGTTGGGATTCTTTAGGTGAATTTTTAGCATTAGCTGTTTCTTTAGAACACTTAGGAGAAGTTAATAACAATCCAAAATCACTTGTTATTGCTGAGGCATTAGATAAAGCAACAGAAGAGTTTTTGGAGAATAAAAAATCTCCATCAAGAAAAGTAAACGAACTTGACAATCGTGGCAGTCACTTTTATCTTGCTTTATATTGGGCGCAAGCGCTTGCTGAACAAACAAAAGATAATGATTTAAAAGAAGAATTTACTTCTATCGCCAAAGAATTAGGAGAAAATGAATCAATAATCATTAAAGAATTAAATGATGCCCAAGGAAGCGCTGTCGATATGGGTGGTTACTATTGGCCAGATGTTACTAAAGTTGCTAATGCAATGAGACCTAGTAATACTTTAAACAAAATCATAGGATAA
- a CDS encoding glyceraldehyde-3-phosphate dehydrogenase — translation MSSNEVYEKELAFQADRRRATVAFIKTVSDLWYDNSIELVLFRNQLIDKNVSEILNLHEYAGEFVQKPISIFDSVEIAQAIKLMDLPPAKLDIGKLTYEYHLAGNEYDSATSFVMNKLKDAKKFKNISPKDVVLYGFGRIGRLVARELMTITGKGSQLRLRAIVTRGSITEDVLEKRASLLRNDSVHGEFAGLVETDIANSSLIINGTTVKIISANNPEDIDYTSYGIDNALLIDNTGAFRDKEALSRHLIAKGIDKVLLTAPGKGIPNIVHGVNHQEHNPDKVNIFSAASCTTNAITPILQAVDESFGVINGHLETIHAYTNDQNLVDNMHKKYRRGRAAALNMVITETGAGKAVSKALPSFEGKLTSNAIRVPVPNGSLAILNLNLEKNTSKESMNAIIKKYALEGNLVEQIKYSLDNELVSSDIVGSSAPSIYDSNATIVDAKGNNAVLYVWYDNEYGYSHQVIRLSKYIAKVRRFTYY, via the coding sequence ATGAGTTCTAACGAAGTTTATGAGAAAGAACTTGCCTTTCAGGCAGACAGACGCCGTGCTACGGTAGCATTTATTAAAACTGTGAGCGACCTTTGGTACGATAATTCTATTGAGTTAGTACTATTTCGTAATCAATTAATTGATAAAAATGTAAGCGAAATCCTTAATCTGCATGAATACGCTGGTGAGTTTGTTCAAAAACCAATTTCGATTTTTGATTCTGTAGAAATTGCACAAGCAATTAAGTTAATGGATTTACCTCCTGCAAAATTAGATATCGGTAAACTTACTTATGAGTATCACCTTGCGGGTAATGAATATGATTCTGCGACTAGCTTCGTAATGAACAAACTAAAAGATGCTAAGAAATTTAAAAACATATCTCCAAAAGATGTAGTTCTTTATGGATTTGGAAGAATAGGGCGTTTAGTTGCTAGAGAACTTATGACTATTACTGGAAAAGGAAGTCAATTAAGATTAAGAGCTATCGTAACTAGAGGATCGATTACAGAAGATGTTTTAGAAAAAAGAGCTTCTTTATTAAGAAATGATTCAGTACACGGAGAATTTGCTGGATTAGTAGAAACAGATATTGCAAACAGTTCTTTAATAATAAATGGTACTACAGTAAAAATTATTAGTGCTAACAATCCAGAAGATATAGACTACACTTCTTATGGAATAGACAATGCCCTATTAATTGACAATACTGGAGCATTTAGAGATAAAGAAGCTTTAAGCAGACACTTAATAGCAAAAGGAATAGATAAAGTATTACTTACCGCACCAGGAAAAGGAATTCCTAATATTGTTCATGGAGTAAATCACCAAGAGCACAATCCAGATAAGGTAAATATTTTCTCAGCTGCTTCTTGTACTACAAATGCAATTACGCCAATTTTACAGGCGGTAGATGAAAGTTTTGGAGTAATCAATGGACATTTAGAAACAATACACGCATATACCAATGATCAAAATTTGGTAGATAATATGCATAAAAAATATAGAAGAGGACGTGCAGCTGCATTAAACATGGTAATTACTGAAACTGGAGCTGGCAAAGCAGTTTCTAAGGCATTACCAAGTTTTGAAGGTAAACTAACTTCTAATGCTATTCGAGTTCCAGTACCTAACGGATCATTGGCAATTCTTAATCTTAATTTAGAGAAAAACACCTCTAAAGAAAGTATGAATGCTATTATTAAAAAATACGCTTTAGAAGGAAACCTGGTTGAACAAATAAAGTATTCATTGGATAACGAATTAGTATCTAGTGATATCGTTGGATCATCTGCTCCATCAATATATGATAGTAATGCAACAATTGTAGATGCTAAAGGTAATAATGCTGTGCTTTATGTTTGGTATGATAACGAATATGGATATAGTCATCAGGTAATCAGACTATCTAAATATATAGCAAAAGTAAGACGTTTTACATATTACTAG
- the dapF gene encoding diaminopimelate epimerase has protein sequence MILTFYKYQGTGNDFVIIDNRESILSKNNTKLFARLCDRKFGIGADGLMLLELPQNEEDDFTMVYFNADGNESTMCGNGGRCLVAFAAFLDVIDDRAIFTAIDGKHKAEIKNGLVYLQMQDVSKIEQHDSHLFLDTGSPHHVTMVNDLVSFDVPKIGREIRNGSPYFEEGSNVNFVQKESDDLFSVRTYERGVEDETLSCGTGVTAVALSMHRTKMTDKEEVSVKTPGGELRVTFKQTVGGYEDIFLIGPAEQVFKGEITC, from the coding sequence ATGATCCTTACTTTTTATAAATATCAAGGTACTGGTAATGATTTTGTAATCATTGATAATAGAGAATCAATCTTGTCCAAAAATAATACCAAATTGTTTGCAAGACTTTGTGACAGAAAATTTGGAATAGGAGCAGACGGTTTGATGTTGTTAGAACTGCCTCAAAATGAAGAAGATGATTTTACTATGGTGTATTTTAATGCAGATGGTAATGAGAGTACCATGTGCGGTAATGGAGGAAGATGTTTGGTTGCTTTTGCAGCTTTTTTAGATGTGATTGACGACAGAGCTATTTTTACCGCAATCGACGGAAAGCATAAGGCAGAAATAAAAAATGGTTTAGTTTATTTGCAAATGCAGGATGTTTCTAAAATCGAGCAACATGATTCGCATTTGTTTTTAGATACCGGTTCTCCACACCATGTAACTATGGTAAATGATTTAGTTTCTTTTGATGTTCCCAAAATTGGCCGTGAAATTAGAAATGGATCTCCTTATTTTGAGGAGGGAAGTAATGTCAATTTTGTGCAAAAAGAATCTGATGATTTATTTTCTGTACGTACTTATGAAAGAGGGGTAGAAGATGAGACTTTATCATGTGGAACAGGAGTAACTGCAGTTGCATTATCTATGCATAGGACAAAAATGACGGATAAAGAAGAAGTTAGTGTGAAAACTCCTGGAGGTGAATTAAGAGTAACTTTTAAGCAAACTGTTGGTGGTTATGAAGATATATTTCTTATTGGTCCGGCTGAACAAGTTTTTAAAGGAGAAATTACATGTTAA
- a CDS encoding peptidoglycan-binding protein LysM, producing the protein MIKRIIGLFLILTIGGIVLVSFKPKNSTDLSSYSTAGLDLYYIAPNFNEIEDDLNYNEIKDDLISNFVYPELGKSYVGFKEAVAFKESRGDYGVVNQFGYMGKYQFGIGTLQLIGIKNKNTFLSSPELQERAFYANLSRNKWILRRDLKWFTGKRMNGIVITESGVLAAAHLAGPGAVKKYLRSGGVDGFADAFGTTIRYYMKRFSGFDTSFVIPNRKAKA; encoded by the coding sequence ATGATAAAAAGGATAATTGGACTTTTTTTAATTCTTACAATTGGGGGAATCGTTTTAGTAAGTTTTAAACCAAAAAATAGCACAGATCTAAGCTCGTATAGTACTGCTGGATTAGATCTTTATTATATCGCTCCTAATTTTAATGAAATAGAGGATGATCTTAATTACAATGAAATTAAAGATGATCTAATAAGTAATTTTGTTTATCCAGAGTTAGGCAAGTCGTATGTAGGTTTTAAAGAAGCTGTAGCTTTTAAAGAATCTAGAGGTGACTACGGTGTTGTAAATCAATTTGGATACATGGGAAAGTATCAATTTGGAATAGGTACTCTTCAATTAATCGGAATAAAAAATAAAAATACTTTTCTTTCTAGTCCAGAATTACAAGAAAGAGCATTTTATGCAAACCTTTCTAGGAATAAATGGATTTTACGTAGAGATCTTAAATGGTTTACTGGTAAAAGAATGAATGGTATTGTAATTACGGAGTCTGGTGTACTTGCTGCAGCTCATCTTGCAGGACCAGGCGCAGTAAAAAAATATCTTCGTAGTGGTGGAGTAGATGGTTTTGCTGATGCTTTTGGTACAACAATTCGATATTATATGAAACGTTTTTCTGGGTTTGATACTTCGTTCGTTATTCCTAATAGAAAGGCAAAAGCTTAA
- the trmD gene encoding tRNA (guanosine(37)-N1)-methyltransferase TrmD codes for MRIDIITVVPDILKSPFEASIMKRSIEKGLVEVQLHNLRDYTTDNYKQVDDYQFGGGAGMVMMVEPIDKCISKLKAERTYDEIIYMTPDGDTLNQGIANQLSLKGNIIILCGHYKGVDQRVRDHFITKEISVGDYVLSGGELGALILCDAIIRLIPGVLGNETSALTDSFQDDLLAPPIYTRPADYKGWKVPEVLTSGNFPKIEAWREEQAFQRTKERRPDLLDD; via the coding sequence ATGCGCATAGACATAATAACCGTTGTCCCCGATATTCTTAAAAGCCCTTTTGAAGCCTCAATTATGAAGCGATCAATAGAAAAAGGTTTAGTAGAAGTACAACTCCATAATCTTAGAGATTACACCACTGACAACTACAAACAGGTTGATGATTACCAATTTGGTGGTGGTGCAGGCATGGTAATGATGGTAGAGCCAATAGATAAATGTATTTCTAAACTAAAAGCCGAAAGAACTTACGATGAAATCATTTATATGACTCCGGATGGAGACACGTTAAACCAAGGAATTGCAAATCAACTATCTCTAAAAGGGAATATAATAATTCTTTGTGGCCATTATAAAGGTGTTGACCAACGGGTTAGAGATCATTTTATCACTAAAGAAATATCCGTTGGAGATTACGTACTATCTGGCGGAGAATTAGGTGCTCTAATACTATGTGATGCTATCATTAGACTAATACCTGGAGTATTAGGTAATGAAACCTCTGCGTTAACGGATTCTTTTCAAGATGACTTATTAGCACCACCAATATATACAAGGCCTGCAGATTACAAAGGATGGAAAGTCCCTGAGGTACTGACATCCGGAAATTTTCCAAAAATTGAAGCCTGGAGAGAAGAACAAGCATTCCAAAGGACAAAAGAACGAAGACCAGATTTGCTAGACGATTAG
- a CDS encoding tRNA (guanine-N1)-methyltransferase has product MKLPKYLLVFIALFPIFETIQAQEDNLTAEQALQNENIKTQFDVVIKKSGRYQEYKVVKRVWLDKLKGNTIDSLKTLEDKLNSSNQKITEQLTSISNLEASLAKTNENLTAVTEEKDSMTFLGIPFTKGSYKTMMWTIVGALLALLAFFVFKFKNSNSVTVQAKKALAETEAEFEDHRRRALEREQKVMRKLQDEINKQRKTGAK; this is encoded by the coding sequence ATGAAATTACCAAAGTACCTATTAGTTTTCATAGCTCTATTCCCCATCTTTGAAACCATTCAGGCACAAGAAGATAATCTTACTGCAGAACAAGCATTACAAAATGAAAACATTAAAACTCAATTTGATGTAGTCATTAAAAAATCTGGAAGATATCAAGAATATAAGGTTGTTAAGCGTGTTTGGCTAGACAAACTAAAAGGAAATACAATAGATTCACTTAAAACATTAGAAGATAAATTAAACAGTTCTAATCAAAAAATAACAGAACAGCTAACCTCTATTTCTAATCTTGAAGCTTCTCTTGCCAAAACCAATGAAAACCTTACTGCGGTTACAGAAGAAAAAGATAGTATGACATTTTTAGGAATACCATTCACAAAAGGTAGTTATAAAACTATGATGTGGACTATTGTTGGCGCACTTTTAGCGCTTCTTGCTTTCTTTGTTTTTAAGTTTAAAAACAGTAATTCTGTTACTGTACAAGCTAAAAAAGCTTTAGCCGAAACAGAAGCTGAGTTTGAAGATCATAGACGCAGAGCTTTAGAAAGAGAACAAAAAGTGATGCGTAAACTTCAGGATGAAATCAACAAACAACGTAAAACCGGAGCTAAGTAA
- a CDS encoding RNA polymerase sigma factor: protein MKTNILYTHKDLIEKSKSGDRNSQYKLYELYVDAMYNVSMRIVSIREDAEDIIQDSFVDAFKNLTSFRYESTFGSWLKRIVINKSINHLKFKKIPITTLDKHEYHITEEIKESVNTRDIEKIKKGITRLPYGYRQIINLYLIEGYDHIEISEILEISSSTSKSQYHRAKKKLIQIINTQA from the coding sequence TTGAAAACTAATATTCTTTATACACACAAAGATTTGATAGAAAAAAGCAAATCTGGTGATCGAAATTCGCAGTATAAGCTATATGAGTTATATGTAGATGCCATGTACAATGTAAGTATGAGAATAGTAAGTATAAGAGAAGATGCAGAAGATATTATCCAAGATAGTTTTGTTGATGCTTTTAAAAACTTAACATCTTTTAGATATGAAAGCACCTTTGGTTCTTGGTTAAAAAGAATCGTAATCAATAAAAGTATCAACCATTTAAAATTTAAAAAAATACCAATTACTACACTAGATAAGCATGAATATCATATTACAGAAGAAATTAAAGAATCTGTTAATACTAGGGATATAGAAAAAATAAAAAAAGGTATTACAAGATTGCCCTATGGATACAGACAGATTATTAATCTGTACTTAATAGAGGGATATGACCATATTGAGATTTCGGAGATTTTAGAGATTTCTAGCTCTACTTCTAAATCACAATATCATAGAGCAAAGAAAAAACTAATTCAAATCATAAATACGCAAGCATAA
- the mltG gene encoding endolytic transglycosylase MltG has protein sequence MYIKRILLIIALIGLIGGGLFAYYVYQAVFSPNTNFDTETTTVFIPSGTTYPELRKIIHPLLKDPSSFDKIASKKGYTNKVKAGRYILKKGLNNNELVVLLRSKNTPIQLSFNNQERLENLAGRVAQQIEADSLSLIKAFKDEGFISEHEFTIDNALAMYIPNKYEFFWNTSAEQFRSRMLKEYKRFWNESRTSKAKNIGLTFTEVTTIASIVQKETAKVDERPRVAGVYMNRYKNGWKLDADPTVIYALKKHREDWGIVIKRVLFKDLELDSPYNTYKYKTLPPGPITMPDISSIDAVLNYEKHEYYFFVANVENFGYHKFAKTIAQHNRNKKQYINWINKQGVNR, from the coding sequence ATGTACATTAAAAGAATTTTGTTAATAATAGCCTTAATTGGCTTAATCGGTGGTGGATTGTTTGCGTATTATGTGTATCAAGCAGTTTTTTCTCCTAATACAAATTTTGATACTGAAACAACAACAGTATTTATACCTTCGGGAACAACATATCCAGAATTAAGAAAGATTATACATCCTTTATTGAAGGATCCTTCTAGTTTTGATAAGATAGCTTCTAAAAAAGGATATACTAATAAAGTAAAAGCTGGAAGATATATTCTTAAAAAAGGATTAAATAATAATGAGCTTGTAGTTTTATTGCGAAGCAAAAACACCCCAATTCAACTTAGTTTTAATAACCAAGAAAGATTAGAGAATCTTGCCGGAAGAGTTGCTCAACAAATAGAAGCGGATAGTTTGTCTTTAATTAAAGCGTTTAAAGATGAAGGTTTTATCTCGGAGCATGAATTTACAATTGATAATGCTTTAGCAATGTATATTCCCAATAAATACGAGTTTTTTTGGAATACATCTGCTGAACAGTTTAGGAGCCGAATGCTGAAAGAGTACAAACGGTTTTGGAATGAGAGTAGAACGAGTAAAGCAAAAAATATTGGTTTAACATTTACCGAAGTTACTACGATTGCTTCTATTGTTCAAAAAGAAACAGCTAAGGTTGATGAACGACCAAGGGTAGCAGGAGTTTATATGAATAGATATAAAAATGGATGGAAACTCGACGCAGACCCTACGGTAATATACGCATTGAAAAAACATAGAGAAGACTGGGGAATAGTTATTAAAAGAGTTCTTTTTAAAGATTTAGAACTAGATAGTCCTTATAATACCTATAAATATAAAACCTTACCTCCAGGTCCTATTACGATGCCTGATATTTCTTCTATAGATGCAGTTCTTAATTATGAGAAACATGAATATTACTTCTTTGTAGCTAATGTAGAAAACTTTGGCTATCATAAGTTTGCCAAAACGATAGCGCAGCATAATAGAAACAAAAAACAATACATTAATTGGATTAATAAACAAGGAGTGAATAGATAG
- the rplS gene encoding 50S ribosomal protein L19 gives MEDLVKFVQDEFVTRKDLPEFSAGDTITVYYEIKEGNKTRTQFFRGVVIQRRGSGSSETFTIRKMSGTVGVERIFPVNLPALQKIEINKRGKVRRARIFYFRELTGKKARIKEKRS, from the coding sequence ATGGAAGATTTAGTAAAATTCGTACAAGACGAGTTTGTTACAAGAAAAGATTTACCTGAATTTTCAGCAGGTGATACAATTACAGTATATTACGAAATTAAAGAAGGAAACAAAACACGTACTCAGTTTTTTAGAGGGGTTGTAATCCAAAGAAGAGGTTCTGGTTCTAGTGAAACTTTTACTATCAGAAAAATGTCTGGTACAGTAGGTGTTGAACGTATTTTTCCAGTTAATTTACCAGCTCTTCAGAAAATTGAAATTAACAAAAGAGGTAAAGTTCGTAGAGCACGTATCTTTTACTTTAGAGAACTTACAGGTAAGAAAGCTCGTATCAAAGAAAAAAGAAGCTAA
- a CDS encoding GNAT family N-acetyltransferase, whose product MLTLKGEHIYLRALEPEDLDFVYLIENDERIWEMSTTQTPYSRFLIKQYLENAHQDIYDAKQLRLVICAYDGATLGLIDLFDFNPTHNRAGVGILIAEKEYRGKGYGKEALRLIKNYGKTHLRLHQLYANIAEDNLASIKLFEKEGFINIGVKKEWNLVSGMYKDELLYQHIYVH is encoded by the coding sequence ATGTTAACATTAAAAGGTGAACATATTTATCTCAGAGCATTAGAACCTGAAGATTTAGATTTTGTTTATTTAATTGAAAACGATGAACGGATATGGGAAATGAGCACAACACAAACGCCATACTCTAGGTTTTTAATCAAGCAATATCTAGAGAATGCGCATCAGGATATTTATGATGCCAAACAATTACGACTTGTTATTTGTGCATATGACGGGGCTACATTAGGACTTATTGATTTGTTTGATTTTAATCCAACCCACAATAGGGCAGGAGTAGGAATTCTAATAGCAGAAAAAGAGTACCGTGGAAAGGGATATGGTAAAGAAGCTCTTCGTCTTATTAAGAATTATGGCAAAACGCATTTAAGGTTACACCAATTATACGCTAACATAGCAGAAGATAATTTAGCAAGTATAAAGTTGTTTGAGAAAGAAGGGTTTATAAATATAGGAGTTAAGAAAGAATGGAACCTTGTATCTGGTATGTACAAGGACGAATTATTATATCAACATATATATGTACATTAA
- a CDS encoding trypsin-like peptidase domain-containing protein, whose protein sequence is MKRFFSLLVVAILAGVMTLGAYKLFLEPDPVVVTRNDTTQKTSLIPTTYTATNLNNAGTNVDFTVAAEKTVNAVVHVKQYGISKTPRNLMEYFRNGGSTERRIQGAGSGVIITEDGYIVTNNHVIDGATDLEVTLNNNKSYKAEVIGTAPQSDIALIKIDSDEKLSYIPFGNSNTAKIGEWVLAVGNPFNLTSTVTAGIISAKSRDLNEYDGNFQSFIQTDAAINPGNSGGALVNIRGELIGINTAITSQTGSYVGYAFAVPSNNARKIVEDILEFGDVQRGILGINGDNLTKQVMEKYNIDETQGVIITNVGEDSGAKKAGLKEGDVIKEIDGLRIKKFADLTGYVNSKSPNDIINVKIIRENKELNVPVTLSKYVIQRYSIEDVGVEVANPNPEYLKKFDLDHGVIISKALSPKMQRYNLEGLIISEIDSKKVKDVLQVKQIIESKYPEEDITISLIDRNGEKREFVFQN, encoded by the coding sequence ATGAAAAGATTTTTTAGCTTATTGGTTGTAGCTATTTTAGCAGGAGTAATGACATTAGGAGCATACAAATTATTTCTTGAACCTGATCCAGTAGTTGTTACCAGAAATGATACCACACAAAAAACAAGTTTAATCCCAACAACGTATACTGCAACTAATTTAAATAATGCAGGTACAAATGTAGATTTTACCGTAGCTGCAGAAAAAACAGTAAATGCAGTTGTTCACGTTAAACAGTATGGAATATCAAAAACTCCGAGAAACCTTATGGAATACTTTAGAAATGGAGGTTCTACAGAAAGAAGAATTCAAGGAGCTGGTTCTGGTGTTATCATAACCGAAGACGGATACATAGTTACTAATAATCATGTGATTGATGGTGCCACGGATTTAGAAGTTACATTAAATAATAATAAATCATATAAAGCGGAAGTAATTGGTACTGCACCACAATCGGATATAGCATTAATTAAAATCGACTCTGATGAAAAATTATCATATATCCCTTTCGGAAATTCAAATACAGCAAAAATTGGAGAATGGGTTTTGGCAGTCGGTAATCCTTTTAACCTTACATCTACGGTTACAGCTGGTATAATTAGTGCCAAATCAAGAGATTTAAATGAATATGATGGTAATTTCCAATCGTTTATACAAACAGATGCAGCTATCAACCCTGGAAACAGCGGTGGAGCTTTGGTGAATATACGAGGAGAACTAATAGGTATCAATACAGCAATTACATCGCAAACCGGAAGTTATGTAGGATATGCATTCGCCGTACCCTCTAATAATGCCCGAAAAATTGTTGAGGATATATTAGAGTTTGGAGATGTTCAAAGAGGAATATTAGGCATAAACGGAGATAACCTAACAAAACAGGTAATGGAAAAATATAACATTGATGAAACCCAAGGTGTTATTATTACCAATGTAGGCGAAGATAGTGGTGCTAAGAAGGCTGGATTAAAAGAAGGTGATGTTATTAAAGAAATAGATGGATTAAGAATTAAGAAGTTTGCCGACTTAACAGGTTATGTAAATAGTAAAAGTCCTAATGACATTATTAACGTAAAAATAATTAGAGAGAATAAAGAACTTAATGTACCAGTAACCCTATCCAAATATGTTATCCAAAGATATAGCATTGAAGATGTCGGTGTAGAAGTAGCGAATCCAAATCCAGAGTATTTGAAAAAATTTGATTTAGATCATGGAGTAATCATCAGTAAAGCACTAAGTCCAAAAATGCAACGATATAATCTAGAAGGCTTAATTATAAGCGAGATAGACAGTAAAAAGGTAAAAGATGTTTTGCAAGTAAAACAAATTATAGAAAGCAAATATCCAGAAGAAGACATTACTATCAGCTTAATTGATCGTAATGGAGAAAAGAGAGAGTTTGTTTTCCAAAATTAA